Part of the Besnoitia besnoiti strain Bb-Ger1 chromosome Unknown contig00015, whole genome shotgun sequence genome is shown below.
AACAAGAGGATCTCCGGCACTCACCACCTATGCTTTGTTCGGGGCATGAAGATGGGCTGCCTGTCGCGGGCGTGCCAGCTTCTTGGTTAACAGAGGCAGCTTGGCTACCCAGTGCGTCGCTCACATACGGTTGTGTCACAACGGCAGCCTCAGCTCCGGGAGACACAGCAAGGACACTGGCAGAGGACTGGGAGGCCAACACTGGACCGGCTCCCGCTATAGCGACCTGTGGATATCCGCCAATAGCTGTTGTGAAACTGGATGCAGTGGCAAGCCCCGCCGCATACACTCTTTGGTCAGCCACCACTCCAAGCACCGGCCGCGGGTACATGACGCCTGTACAGAACAACACAATCTGATTCCCTCACTGAATGGAGGACAGTGGCAACCTGAGATCTGGTGCACCACAAATGCAAGAAGTAGCAGATACCTCTAGAATAATTTCAACCAGTGGTTACCTCCCCAACCGATACAGCGCGGTGATCTGGCTCCTACCGGTGTTGGTCGGCAACAGTGTCACACCGGGTGGTCTGGTGTACACTCCTGGAACTTTGCCAGCATAGCCAGGCTGTGGGAGAGGCACACCGTAACTGCCTTGGAACCCCCATCTTCCATAGCCAACGCCATACGGTCCTGCGGAAAGAAAGGAGAGATAAAGCAATTAGCCGCCGTGGACAAGGATCGGTGACTGAGGGATAACGACATAAAAATATGATATGGTGGGGACCGAACAGTGTCGATCTTTACCCCTTCCTGATACCAGTGACTCAGCAATTGAAATTGATGACGACGGCGCCAACGTGATCGCGGCGCGTCAGCACGCTATACCAAGCTCACGTACCATCAAGACGCCGGAGTCTCATAGGTTCATTGCGCGCGGTGGATTCAGGTGGCCCACCTGCACGAAACGGAACAGCGCAGCAACCTACTACAGAGAGAATACCTTTCATAGTACACACGGCAATGCCTCACCTTCAACGGAAGTGGAATACCATACGGCtagcgccgccagccagaGAGGCGAAACAGCGAGCATAATGCCAGCACAGAGGAGAACGGACGACCTTTGGCCGCGTAGTAGTAGATTAGAAGTTCAAGATGTGGCGCCTAGCAAAGGGACAACATGTACAAACAGGCGGACCAGACTTCCTGTCCTGCCCAACATAGTTAAAATTTGCGGCTGAGGCTGAGTTCGCAGTTGGTGCATCGTGGCCTCCACGTCTGCCACGGCGTTCGTGCCTAGACACCGCTCGCCGTAGCCTTCGTGCAAGTCGCGAGCCACCTGCTAATGGAGCACGTCTTTCTTGTTCTAA
Proteins encoded:
- a CDS encoding uncharacterized protein (encoded by transcript BESB_027600); this translates as MLAVSPLWLAALAVWYSTSVEGGPPESTARNEPMRLRRLDGPYGVGYGRWGFQGSYGVPLPQPGYAGKVPGVYTRPPGVTLLPTNTGVMYPRPVLGVVADQRVYAAGLATASSFTTAIGGYPQVAIAGAGPVLASQSSASVLAVSPGAEAAVVTQPYVSDALGSQAASVNQEAGTPATGSPSSCPEQSIGDLLVLANRLREGNIRTRQAAIEFLQSDADYRNCSVAALASIVDIQNLAEYLLASKTQKTEDSVWKELRSIAQLRFCSDDEVYALSRQAPIKRIYDPDGIRTSTHSLGAPADETGRARMDAGADDWCQLQPEHPLCQY